Proteins encoded within one genomic window of Cryptosporangium aurantiacum:
- a CDS encoding hemerythrin domain-containing protein, whose product MSTKPDLLGIGLIHRAMRGDVRALAATAATFAEGRERCTPRRARFLRAHLDEVCDAIHHHHRAEDDVLWPALERSAGGAVELAGLTADHAELDPVLDRIRAAAEGFAVAPNDLAAAGAVARELADLRDLLDEHIEEEERTVFPAIIRYLSVAEWKDVEAEVRKGGGKPSFVLPWVLRYVGEDELAALRREAGPALVVMNTLLGGRYRRRARVIFG is encoded by the coding sequence ATGAGCACGAAGCCGGACCTGCTGGGGATCGGCCTGATCCACCGCGCCATGCGCGGTGACGTCCGCGCGCTGGCCGCCACCGCGGCGACCTTCGCCGAGGGGCGGGAGCGCTGCACGCCGCGGCGGGCGCGCTTCCTGCGCGCCCACCTCGACGAGGTCTGCGACGCGATCCACCACCATCACCGGGCCGAGGACGACGTGCTCTGGCCGGCGCTGGAGCGCAGCGCCGGCGGTGCGGTGGAGCTGGCCGGCCTCACCGCCGACCACGCCGAACTCGACCCTGTGCTGGACCGGATCCGAGCGGCAGCGGAAGGCTTCGCCGTCGCGCCGAACGATCTCGCCGCAGCAGGCGCGGTGGCCCGGGAACTGGCCGACCTGCGGGACCTGCTCGACGAGCACATCGAGGAGGAGGAACGGACGGTGTTCCCGGCGATCATTCGCTACCTGAGCGTCGCCGAGTGGAAGGACGTGGAGGCCGAGGTGCGCAAGGGCGGCGGCAAGCCGTCGTTCGTCCTGCCGTGGGTGCTCCGCTACGTCGGTGAGGACGAGCTGGCAGCGCTGCGCCGGGAGGCGGGCCCGGCGCTGGTCGTGATGAACACGCTGCTCGGCGGCCGCTACCGGCGCCGGGCCAGGGTCATCTTCGGGTGA
- a CDS encoding DUF4236 domain-containing protein, which produces MPVQYRKQHSFGPLKINVTQNGMSSWSLKFGRWSWNSRTKEQRYDLPGPFTWRSGRRARRS; this is translated from the coding sequence ATGCCCGTCCAGTACCGGAAGCAGCATTCGTTCGGCCCGCTGAAGATCAACGTGACGCAGAACGGTATGTCGTCCTGGTCGTTGAAGTTCGGCCGCTGGTCGTGGAACTCGCGTACCAAGGAGCAGCGCTACGACCTGCCCGGCCCGTTCACCTGGCGCAGCGGCCGCCGCGCACGCCGGAGCTGA
- a CDS encoding phage holin family protein: protein MTRFRLLRSGGRRLVRGGRTATRLILVWLVGAGSVGALSLTLPGFDIGRPVNALVISVALSALNALVWPVLMRFALAISVLTLGLGSFVLNGLLVYLSLTEIPDVRLPGPPAGLLVALTVSAVTGLTSSLVAVDEDEFFHRRARRRARRRIQKGGLGRPNSVPGLVMVQIDGLGHEVLQRAIRDGDAPTLARWLAAGSHRLIPWTTDWSSQTGASQCGILHGSNRDMPAFRWYEKDHGRLMVSNRPADAAEIERRHSDGRGLLHDDGASRGNLFTGDAAHKSVTLSSAGRRKGRLGAGYQGYFANPYNAVRTLTGAVIDVVRELVAATTQRHRDVRPRVPRGGIYPLVRALATVVTRDLVVEGVVDDMMAGRSVVYADLTGYDEVAHHSGIERYDSLAVLRSIDQQIGRLARAAELAPRPYRLVVLSDHGQSQGATFAQRYGVTLEQIVQGCCGQRPRATEDALTGPDGSNLGFAARALRRLVPAAEHKPEMAGERVRSAEEEAAAREGILVLGSGNLGLVYFTDRPERLTLEEIQAAYPDLLPSLVEHPGIGFLLLSTASRGSVVLGRHGAHYLDSGEVLGLDPLQPFGPHAPALVRRTDTYPHVADIMVNSLHDPQTDEVAAFEPLVGSHGGLGGPQTTAFLLYPVDLPTPVEPLVGPEEVHKVLRAWLAWLGHDAYADALAATAAVEEPAPPVSPLDSPLDHLPVGEARLL, encoded by the coding sequence GTGACGCGCTTCCGGCTGCTGCGGAGCGGCGGGCGTCGGCTGGTTCGCGGCGGACGCACGGCGACGCGACTCATCCTGGTGTGGTTGGTCGGCGCCGGTTCGGTCGGTGCGCTGTCGCTGACGCTGCCCGGCTTCGACATCGGCAGGCCGGTGAACGCGCTCGTCATCTCGGTCGCGCTGAGCGCGCTGAACGCGCTCGTCTGGCCGGTCCTGATGCGGTTCGCGCTGGCGATCTCGGTGCTGACGCTGGGTCTCGGCTCGTTCGTCCTCAACGGACTGCTCGTGTACCTGAGCCTGACCGAGATCCCGGACGTCCGGCTGCCCGGCCCACCGGCGGGCCTGCTGGTCGCGCTGACGGTCTCGGCCGTCACCGGGCTCACCAGCAGCCTGGTCGCGGTCGACGAGGACGAGTTCTTCCACCGTCGCGCGCGACGGCGGGCACGGCGGCGTATCCAGAAGGGCGGCTTGGGGCGCCCGAACAGCGTCCCCGGCCTGGTGATGGTGCAGATCGACGGGCTCGGCCACGAGGTACTACAGCGGGCGATCCGGGACGGTGACGCGCCGACGCTGGCCCGCTGGCTCGCCGCGGGCAGCCACCGGTTGATCCCGTGGACCACCGACTGGTCGTCGCAGACCGGCGCGTCGCAGTGCGGCATCCTGCACGGGTCCAACCGGGACATGCCGGCGTTCCGCTGGTACGAGAAGGACCACGGACGCCTGATGGTGAGCAACCGCCCGGCGGACGCCGCCGAGATCGAGCGGCGGCACTCCGACGGCCGGGGACTGCTGCACGACGACGGCGCGAGCCGCGGCAACCTGTTCACCGGCGACGCCGCCCACAAGAGCGTGACGCTGAGCAGCGCGGGCCGTCGCAAGGGCCGGCTCGGCGCCGGTTACCAGGGGTACTTCGCCAACCCCTACAACGCGGTCCGGACGCTCACCGGCGCGGTGATCGACGTCGTTCGGGAACTCGTCGCCGCGACCACCCAGCGGCACCGGGACGTCCGGCCGCGAGTACCGCGCGGCGGCATCTATCCGCTGGTGCGGGCGCTGGCCACGGTGGTCACCCGCGACCTGGTGGTGGAGGGCGTCGTCGACGACATGATGGCCGGCCGTTCGGTCGTCTACGCCGACCTCACCGGGTACGACGAGGTCGCGCACCACTCCGGGATCGAGCGGTACGACTCGCTGGCGGTGCTGCGCTCGATCGACCAGCAGATCGGACGCCTGGCCCGCGCCGCCGAACTCGCGCCGCGGCCGTACCGGCTGGTCGTGCTCTCCGACCACGGGCAGAGCCAGGGCGCCACGTTCGCGCAGCGGTACGGCGTCACGTTGGAGCAGATCGTCCAGGGTTGCTGCGGGCAGCGGCCACGCGCGACCGAGGACGCGCTGACCGGGCCGGACGGAAGCAACCTGGGGTTCGCCGCCCGCGCGCTGCGGCGTCTGGTGCCCGCCGCGGAGCACAAACCGGAGATGGCGGGGGAGCGGGTCCGGTCGGCCGAGGAGGAGGCGGCAGCCAGAGAGGGCATCCTCGTGCTCGGCTCCGGCAACCTCGGTCTCGTCTACTTCACCGATCGCCCGGAACGGCTGACGCTCGAGGAGATCCAGGCGGCCTACCCGGATCTGCTGCCGAGCCTCGTCGAGCACCCGGGCATCGGCTTCCTGCTGCTCAGCACCGCGTCGCGCGGGTCGGTCGTTCTCGGCAGGCACGGTGCCCACTACCTGGACTCCGGTGAGGTGCTGGGGCTCGACCCGCTGCAGCCGTTCGGACCGCACGCACCGGCGCTGGTCCGGCGAACCGACACCTACCCGCACGTCGCGGACATCATGGTCAACAGCTTGCACGACCCGCAGACCGACGAGGTGGCGGCGTTCGAGCCGCTGGTCGGTTCGCACGGCGGTCTCGGTGGCCCGCAGACCACGGCGTTCCTGCTGTACCCGGTCGACCTGCCGACGCCGGTGGAACCGCTGGTCGGTCCGGAAGAGGTCCACAAGGTCCTGCGTGCGTGGCTGGCCTGGCTCGGTCACGACGCCTATGCGGACGCGTTGGCCGCTACCGCCGCCGTCGAGGAGCCCGCGCCGCCGGTCAGCCCGCTGGACTCGCCGCTCGACCACCTTCCGGTCGGCGAGGCGAGGTTGCTCTGA
- a CDS encoding DedA family protein yields MTGQTMTLASAEAIATAWPDRLADAASASYPVLVIAVLLGAIVPVIPTGAVVSAAAVLAVHNGGVSLIEVIVLAAASAWLGDCAVYALFRWGRRGVTGLISRNLPSLSEDTPEGSERLAETRRRLTENGTQVLVVSRLIPGGRLPTLFAASAIRYPWPRYLNGAAVAAVVWAIAYAVMGLLGGSLFANPLVAIAVTVVVTLLVSAVARLVQRWLANRQDSSGDDSDSGGDQPAPRLRLRRRPPAETSAEAAGPVG; encoded by the coding sequence ATGACCGGGCAGACGATGACGCTCGCGTCCGCCGAGGCGATCGCCACCGCCTGGCCCGACCGCCTCGCCGACGCGGCGTCCGCGAGTTACCCCGTGCTGGTGATCGCGGTGCTGCTCGGCGCGATCGTTCCGGTGATCCCGACCGGGGCGGTGGTCAGCGCCGCGGCGGTGCTGGCCGTGCACAACGGCGGCGTGTCGTTGATCGAAGTGATCGTGCTGGCCGCCGCGTCGGCCTGGCTGGGCGACTGCGCGGTCTACGCGCTCTTCCGCTGGGGCCGACGCGGCGTGACCGGGCTGATCAGCCGCAACCTGCCGTCGCTGTCCGAAGACACACCCGAGGGCAGCGAGCGGCTCGCCGAGACCCGCCGCCGGCTGACCGAGAACGGCACCCAGGTGCTGGTCGTCTCCCGGCTGATCCCCGGTGGCCGACTGCCGACGCTGTTCGCGGCGAGCGCGATCCGGTACCCGTGGCCGCGGTACTTGAACGGAGCAGCGGTCGCGGCGGTCGTCTGGGCGATCGCCTACGCGGTGATGGGCCTGCTCGGCGGCAGCCTGTTCGCGAACCCGCTGGTCGCCATCGCGGTGACGGTCGTGGTCACGCTGCTGGTGTCCGCGGTCGCGCGGCTGGTGCAGAGATGGCTGGCCAACCGGCAGGACTCGTCCGGGGACGACTCGGACTCCGGTGGCGACCAACCGGCGCCGCGGCTCCGGCTACGTCGACGTCCTCCCGCGGAGACGTCGGCAGAGGCTGCCGGACCGGTCGGCTGA